The Nitrososphaerota archaeon genome has a segment encoding these proteins:
- a CDS encoding agmatine deiminase family protein produces MKSSIQEEALPKALGYRMPAEWEFHSGTWITWPHNIETWPNRLPEVEDTFAKMVDALSGNEQVNILVNSIEMKNHVLEKVKPVSENVFTHIIETCDSWIRDYGPTFIVNEKRLALIDWRFNAWGGKYDPWPHDDDVPSKIATILDIPIFSPDMILEGGSIEVNGAGSCLTTESCLLNPNRNPSLSRAQIEERLKNYLGLNKIIWLKGGIAGDDTDGHIDDIARFVNASTVICCLEEDQSDENYSVLTENYTRLLNALDQDGKKISIIPLPMPEKIDSEKRLPASYANFYIGNNVVLVPTFDDPNDKRALRVLQASFPKRAVIGIDSKALVEGFGAFHCLTLQQPNPQ; encoded by the coding sequence ATGAAAAGCTCTATTCAAGAAGAGGCTCTTCCGAAGGCTCTCGGGTACAGGATGCCGGCAGAATGGGAGTTTCATTCTGGGACGTGGATAACCTGGCCGCATAACATAGAAACATGGCCAAACAGATTGCCTGAAGTCGAAGATACCTTTGCAAAGATGGTAGATGCCCTGTCGGGGAACGAGCAGGTCAATATACTCGTCAATAGTATTGAAATGAAGAACCATGTCCTTGAAAAAGTGAAACCAGTTTCGGAGAATGTCTTCACCCATATAATAGAGACCTGCGATTCTTGGATAAGAGATTACGGCCCAACATTCATAGTCAATGAAAAAAGACTCGCCCTGATAGACTGGAGGTTCAATGCATGGGGAGGGAAGTACGACCCATGGCCTCATGACGACGACGTTCCCAGCAAGATCGCGACAATACTTGACATTCCAATCTTCAGTCCCGATATGATATTGGAAGGAGGCTCCATAGAAGTCAATGGAGCAGGGAGCTGCTTGACTACAGAGTCCTGTCTTTTAAATCCGAATAGGAATCCAAGCTTGAGCAGGGCACAGATTGAAGAGCGCCTGAAGAACTATCTTGGCTTGAACAAGATAATCTGGCTCAAGGGGGGTATTGCTGGCGATGATACCGATGGCCATATTGACGATATAGCTCGTTTCGTAAATGCTAGCACTGTAATCTGTTGCTTGGAAGAAGATCAAAGCGATGAAAATTATTCTGTGTTGACGGAGAATTACACTCGGCTGCTAAATGCTTTAGATCAAGATGGGAAGAAAATCTCAATTATCCCCCTACCCATGCCTGAGAAAATTGATAGCGAAAAGCGATTACCTGCGAGCTACGCAAATTTCTATATCGGGAATAATGTCGTTCTGGTGCCTACATTTGACGACCCAAACGACAAAAGAGCTTTAAGGGTCCTTCAAGCATCCTTTCCTAAAAGAGCTGTAATTGGGATAGATAGCAAGGCTCTGGTGGAAGGTTTCGGAGCTTTCCATTGCCTTACCCTGCAGCAACCCAATCCGCAATAG
- a CDS encoding carbon-nitrogen hydrolase, which yields MAKQIILGLVQMRCKDDTEANLGNAIEKINLAASKGAQIICLPELFRSLYFPQGEDTEQFGLAESIPGETTEKLTKIAKANKVVVIVPIFEERASGLYHNSAVIIDADGKMVGKYRKMHVPDDPCFYEKFYFTPGDLGFHSFNTKYAKIGVLICWDQWFPEAARLTALQGAQIVFYPTAIGWHDSEKRGVAEAQLQAWETVQRGHAIANGTFVAATNRVGREGSLIFWGSSFVSSPFGEVLARASKDKEEVLVVKCDLGKIDDTRQSWPFLRDRRIDAYSAITSRFIDRQK from the coding sequence ATGGCAAAGCAGATAATACTCGGGTTGGTGCAGATGCGGTGCAAAGACGATACGGAGGCTAACCTGGGCAACGCAATCGAAAAGATCAACTTGGCAGCTAGCAAGGGTGCCCAAATAATCTGCCTGCCTGAACTATTCAGATCACTGTACTTCCCGCAAGGCGAGGATACCGAGCAGTTCGGCTTGGCAGAGAGCATACCCGGTGAAACTACGGAGAAGCTAACGAAGATTGCGAAGGCCAATAAAGTCGTAGTCATAGTTCCAATATTTGAGGAAAGAGCATCAGGCCTGTACCATAATTCTGCAGTTATTATCGATGCTGATGGCAAGATGGTAGGAAAATACAGGAAGATGCATGTTCCCGACGATCCTTGTTTCTACGAAAAGTTCTATTTTACTCCAGGCGATCTAGGCTTTCACAGCTTTAATACCAAATACGCCAAGATTGGAGTCCTGATATGCTGGGATCAATGGTTCCCTGAAGCCGCAAGGCTGACTGCCTTGCAAGGCGCGCAGATAGTCTTCTATCCTACCGCTATAGGTTGGCATGATAGCGAAAAGAGAGGCGTTGCGGAGGCTCAATTACAGGCTTGGGAAACGGTGCAGAGAGGCCACGCCATTGCAAATGGAACATTTGTAGCTGCAACAAACAGAGTTGGGAGAGAGGGAAGTTTAATATTTTGGGGCTCCTCTTTTGTTTCTTCTCCGTTTGGGGAAGTTTTGGCAAGAGCCAGCAAAGACAAGGAAGAAGTTTTGGTAGTGAAATGCGACCTTGGCAAAATAGATGATACTAGGCAGAGCTGGCCTTTCCTCAGAGACAGGCGCATAGATGCCTATTCGGCGATAACTAGCAGGTTCATAGATAGGCAGAAATGA
- a CDS encoding CBS domain-containing protein — MSKTADMWWLFTRQTVTIGKDQQILYVVRLMVRRGFRHIPVTDAEFRLVGIVTAQDVIDAVDSAIRSSKRTSAGTILLKALSKPVSQIMDKYVIAGEASQSLVDSITMMADKGLSALPLVDKSKRVQGIVTLRDLVSVMAQGAGRLGLKVQEVMTEKIHSLAISNTILDAVALMAVNRIRRVMITADNGKSYSGIVTNKDVMRLLDGAYSYRVMRPEDAFKIKLAQVMDMGFGTIGAEEDVRAAAWQMMTLGFGGLVVMLDGPVGIITERDLIHRSCKIKGPDFLKDAIHPQDDTSDEPSW, encoded by the coding sequence ATGTCGAAGACCGCAGATATGTGGTGGCTATTTACTAGGCAGACTGTTACCATAGGCAAGGATCAGCAGATCCTATATGTTGTCAGGCTGATGGTCAGGAGGGGCTTCAGGCATATCCCCGTTACAGATGCAGAGTTCAGACTTGTAGGCATAGTTACTGCCCAAGATGTAATCGATGCCGTTGATTCAGCTATACGATCTTCAAAGAGGACAAGTGCCGGTACAATACTCCTGAAGGCCCTCTCAAAGCCGGTTTCGCAGATCATGGATAAATATGTTATCGCAGGGGAGGCCAGCCAGAGCCTTGTCGATTCTATAACAATGATGGCTGATAAGGGCCTTAGCGCTCTCCCACTTGTCGATAAAAGCAAGAGGGTGCAGGGTATAGTAACCCTGAGGGATTTGGTTTCAGTCATGGCTCAAGGAGCAGGAAGGCTTGGATTGAAGGTGCAGGAAGTGATGACCGAAAAAATTCATTCGTTGGCAATATCAAACACTATTCTTGATGCCGTAGCTCTGATGGCTGTCAATAGAATTAGGAGGGTTATGATAACTGCCGATAATGGTAAGAGCTATTCAGGGATTGTTACAAACAAGGATGTCATGCGTCTTCTAGACGGGGCCTACTCCTACAGAGTCATGCGGCCTGAAGATGCTTTCAAGATCAAACTAGCACAAGTCATGGACATGGGTTTTGGGACAATCGGCGCAGAGGAAGATGTCAGGGCAGCAGCTTGGCAGATGATGACGCTCGGCTTTGGAGGGTTGGTAGTCATGCTAGATGGGCCTGTAGGAATAATAACGGAAAGGGATTTGATTCATAGATCTTGCAAGATCAAGGGTCCAGACTTTCTAAAGGATGCTATACATCCTCAAGATGACACTTCCGACGAGCCTTCGTGGTAA
- a CDS encoding MFS transporter, whose amino-acid sequence MLKSIQSGPFLLVFAYGLTQGFIIQMIGPIFPLFLYEDLNVQVSQIGVIVSILPVVSLITKIPLGAWIQPKQYVPAMLIGSATMALMPFAYSLSQNIETLILFRMIHGISTAITVIVNLAVVTLVVSRSETQKAVVYYTTAFSVGLLLGPLVASFIVTFLGLRYSLAISSAIALSAPIICIGFLKYHGLMKDKPVPARQFAIGRIFRLMRTAGVAVPSIVAFAHSFLLGIMLTYGSLYAKLTFKLHDSQVALLFFGLFTMSLLIRLRYNQLLRLWSKTVALAVGLSVAGLSLAFSGSVTVFPLFVAAFVAFGIAHGLMFPTATILVADSTSFDDRALGSSIFLFCFDIGQLTGPIAISAILPFLGIGISMTISSAVVVLGLFATFYLKRSNPFL is encoded by the coding sequence ATGCTAAAATCAATTCAGAGCGGGCCTTTCCTGCTAGTCTTTGCGTACGGGCTGACGCAGGGATTCATTATACAGATGATTGGTCCTATATTCCCCCTATTTCTTTATGAAGATCTAAATGTTCAAGTTTCGCAAATTGGAGTAATCGTATCAATACTCCCAGTCGTTTCGCTGATCACAAAGATACCTCTAGGAGCATGGATTCAGCCAAAACAGTACGTGCCTGCCATGCTCATTGGCTCTGCAACTATGGCGCTTATGCCCTTTGCATACTCGTTATCACAGAATATCGAGACTCTAATACTGTTCAGAATGATTCACGGCATATCAACTGCTATCACTGTAATAGTAAACCTTGCAGTCGTTACATTAGTCGTTAGCAGGAGTGAAACTCAAAAAGCCGTAGTTTACTATACGACAGCATTCTCTGTTGGTCTTTTGCTGGGGCCGTTGGTCGCAAGTTTCATCGTAACATTCTTGGGATTACGATACTCCCTCGCAATTTCATCTGCAATAGCTCTGTCGGCACCGATCATCTGTATAGGATTCTTAAAGTACCACGGCTTGATGAAAGACAAACCTGTACCAGCACGACAGTTTGCGATTGGGCGAATTTTTAGGCTCATGCGCACTGCAGGAGTTGCCGTCCCTTCAATAGTAGCTTTTGCTCACAGTTTCCTGCTAGGGATAATGCTTACTTACGGTTCCCTCTATGCAAAACTGACATTCAAACTGCATGACTCCCAAGTGGCATTGCTTTTCTTTGGCCTGTTCACGATGTCCCTTCTAATCAGATTGCGTTATAATCAGCTCCTTCGCTTATGGAGTAAGACAGTAGCTCTAGCAGTCGGGCTTTCTGTAGCAGGACTCTCACTGGCGTTTTCAGGATCCGTAACTGTATTTCCCCTCTTTGTAGCGGCCTTTGTAGCATTTGGAATTGCACACGGCCTGATGTTCCCTACAGCAACAATCTTGGTAGCAGATTCTACTTCCTTTGATGATAGGGCGTTGGGCAGTTCGATATTCCTTTTCTGTTTCGATATTGGTCAACTAACTGGCCCCATTGCCATATCTGCAATCTTACCTTTCTTGGGAATCGGCATATCTATGACCATCTCTTCTGCAGTCGTCGTTTTGGGGCTATTCGCAACATTCTATCTTAAGCGCTCCAACCCGTTTCTGTAA
- the trxA gene encoding thioredoxin, which produces METHQGSITITDADFQRVIGSSTPTIVDFWAEWCGPCRVMHPIFEKLAGKYAGKMSFARMNVDQNPRAPSGLGIFSIPTFVIFKDGKVVDSVVGAVGEAGLEKVIQKHMS; this is translated from the coding sequence ATGGAGACTCATCAGGGTTCTATAACGATAACTGATGCAGACTTCCAGAGAGTAATAGGAAGTTCCACCCCTACAATAGTGGATTTCTGGGCGGAGTGGTGCGGGCCTTGCCGTGTAATGCATCCAATATTCGAGAAACTTGCAGGCAAATATGCAGGTAAGATGAGTTTTGCGAGGATGAACGTTGACCAAAACCCAAGAGCCCCTTCTGGGCTAGGGATATTCTCCATTCCTACGTTTGTAATATTTAAGGACGGGAAGGTTGTCGATTCCGTTGTAGGTGCTGTAGGCGAAGCGGGATTAGAGAAGGTTATCCAGAAGCACATGTCATGA
- a CDS encoding cob(I)yrinic acid a,c-diamide adenosyltransferase, giving the protein MKIYTRTGDKGETGLFGAGRVSKASSRIDAYGDIDETNSHIGLVRSFAKDKKITKILQSIQEDLFVLGSDLATPLESPARKNIRTITGQDVKRLENIIDEIEEKNKPLRNFVIPAGSNTASLLHVARTICRRAERKVVALKEKERINEQCLIYLNRLADLLFVLARFANKLSKIKDVEWNSKS; this is encoded by the coding sequence TTGAAGATTTACACGCGTACCGGCGACAAGGGCGAAACTGGCCTTTTCGGCGCAGGAAGGGTCAGCAAGGCATCATCACGAATTGATGCCTATGGAGATATTGATGAAACAAATTCGCATATAGGTCTTGTCAGGTCCTTTGCAAAAGATAAAAAAATTACTAAAATTCTCCAAAGCATACAGGAGGACCTGTTTGTGCTTGGTTCAGACCTTGCAACCCCTTTAGAGTCCCCTGCAAGGAAAAACATTCGCACAATAACTGGACAAGATGTCAAGAGGCTTGAGAACATCATAGACGAAATTGAAGAGAAGAACAAACCATTAAGAAATTTTGTCATTCCTGCAGGTTCGAATACCGCATCATTATTGCATGTTGCAAGAACAATCTGCAGAAGGGCTGAACGAAAGGTAGTTGCACTGAAAGAGAAAGAAAGGATTAATGAACAGTGTTTGATCTATCTTAACAGGCTTGCAGATTTATTATTCGTCCTTGCAAGGTTTGCCAACAAGCTCTCTAAAATAAAGGATGTCGAATGGAATTCGAAATCATGA
- a CDS encoding protein tyrosine phosphatase, translating to MSTVGNIYRRLYGRTFSKPTNFSWVIEGELAGSGMPFTGREVEYYVSQGIRAVLSLTEDSPPDEWFSASNLKHGHIPIDNHTNPSQQQLLEAIDFIDGSIKEKKPVVVHCHAGQGRTGTILAAYLISKGKNPAETIGMLREVRPGSVEIGQEPSLFDLHEKLNGKSKP from the coding sequence ATGAGTACCGTGGGTAACATCTACAGGAGGCTTTACGGCAGAACGTTTTCGAAGCCCACAAACTTTAGCTGGGTAATCGAAGGAGAACTGGCAGGTTCAGGAATGCCATTTACTGGCAGAGAGGTTGAATATTACGTTTCCCAAGGAATAAGAGCTGTTTTGAGCCTAACTGAGGACTCGCCTCCAGACGAATGGTTTTCAGCATCGAACTTGAAGCATGGGCACATACCAATCGATAACCACACCAATCCTTCGCAACAACAGTTACTTGAAGCGATTGATTTCATAGACGGTTCGATAAAAGAAAAGAAACCCGTAGTGGTCCACTGCCATGCAGGGCAAGGAAGAACTGGCACAATACTTGCAGCCTACTTGATATCGAAAGGAAAAAACCCTGCAGAAACGATCGGAATGTTGAGAGAGGTGCGACCCGGCTCTGTTGAAATAGGTCAGGAACCATCACTATTTGATTTACACGAGAAACTTAACGGCAAGTCCAAGCCTTAA
- the erpA gene encoding iron-sulfur cluster insertion protein ErpA, producing MQQQKLITITDKAVKKAKEFITNEETKATGLRVYVAGGGCSGLTYGMALEEAPSEEDIIIEENGLKVFLDPASAKYMKGSSIDYIESLEASGFKINNPNVVSTCACGHSFQA from the coding sequence ATGCAACAGCAGAAGCTGATTACGATTACAGATAAAGCCGTCAAGAAGGCCAAGGAGTTTATCACCAATGAAGAAACAAAGGCAACAGGTCTGAGAGTTTACGTTGCTGGTGGAGGTTGCTCAGGTTTGACATATGGCATGGCTCTTGAAGAGGCTCCAAGTGAGGAGGACATCATAATAGAAGAAAACGGCTTGAAGGTTTTTCTCGACCCTGCAAGTGCGAAGTACATGAAAGGAAGCTCTATAGACTATATCGAAAGTCTTGAGGCTTCGGGCTTCAAGATCAACAATCCAAACGTAGTTTCGACCTGCGCCTGTGGACACTCATTCCAGGCCTAA
- a CDS encoding CDC48 family AAA ATPase, with the protein MAKERKIMAVQLKVAEAKQRDVGKGRARLDPETMEALGVSPGDVIEIIGKRATVATAWPADPEDNSAGMIRVDGQGRKNSNVSMDDFVSVRKADAKPARSITLAPVGGKLVIDPDFCEFVKNRLKGFALTEGDDVTVVILGSPILFTAVKIIPKPIVKIDQNTKLNISNQPVPEKKGIVLSYEEIGGLKGEIRRLREIAEIPLRHPEVFQRLGIEPPSGILLYGPPGCGKTLLAKALASEVEANFLVVNGPEIMNKYYGETEGRLREIFKEGKENAPSIIFIDEIDAIAPKREEVFGDVEKRVVAQLLALMDGLSERGDVIVIGATNRPDSIDPALRRPGRFDREIEISVPNAEGRLEILQIHTRGMPLAPDVNLAQVASELHGYTGADLRALCREAALKSLRRFLPEIELEGEQISPEILESMTVNAQDFRDARKEIVPTAMREFYVEIPSVPWSSIGGLEDIKKKLQENVIWALTKPEMFHKVGVKPPRGVLMYGPPGCGKTLLARAIATESGANFITVRGPEILSKWVGESEKAVREIFRKARTSTPCIVFFDEIDSLAAGRSLESEDSGVGERVLSQLLTEIDSISSSEEVFVMGATNRPDMLDISLLRPGRLDLLVYIKAPDEQARNETLRLVTQKMPIENDVSIEQIAKKTEGYSGADLEAVCREAALSSLRRNETIPKVLQTDFDAALASVKPSISKEVEEWYSSLYKRISSRVPRREKGFYG; encoded by the coding sequence ATGGCCAAGGAAAGGAAGATCATGGCAGTCCAGCTGAAGGTCGCTGAAGCCAAGCAGAGGGACGTAGGGAAAGGGAGAGCAAGACTAGATCCTGAAACTATGGAGGCTCTGGGCGTTTCACCGGGCGACGTAATAGAGATTATCGGGAAAAGAGCCACCGTTGCAACTGCATGGCCAGCAGACCCGGAAGACAACTCTGCAGGAATGATCAGGGTAGACGGCCAGGGCAGGAAGAATAGCAACGTTTCCATGGACGATTTCGTTTCCGTAAGGAAGGCTGATGCAAAACCTGCAAGGTCCATAACATTGGCACCTGTAGGAGGGAAACTAGTAATAGATCCTGACTTTTGCGAGTTCGTGAAGAACAGGCTGAAGGGGTTTGCGCTAACTGAAGGCGATGATGTGACAGTAGTAATACTTGGGAGCCCCATCTTGTTCACTGCGGTAAAGATAATTCCGAAACCCATAGTGAAGATTGATCAGAATACAAAACTGAACATTTCCAATCAGCCAGTCCCAGAGAAGAAAGGGATCGTCCTAAGCTACGAAGAGATTGGAGGGTTAAAGGGCGAGATCAGAAGACTCAGAGAAATAGCCGAGATTCCGCTCAGGCACCCAGAAGTATTCCAGAGACTGGGCATAGAGCCTCCAAGCGGAATACTGCTCTACGGCCCTCCTGGATGCGGTAAGACGTTGCTTGCAAAGGCCCTAGCAAGCGAAGTGGAAGCAAACTTTCTGGTCGTCAATGGCCCTGAAATAATGAACAAGTACTACGGAGAGACCGAGGGCCGTTTAAGAGAGATATTCAAGGAAGGCAAGGAGAACGCTCCGAGCATAATCTTCATCGACGAAATAGATGCCATAGCGCCCAAAAGAGAAGAAGTCTTTGGGGATGTCGAAAAGAGGGTCGTTGCACAGCTTCTTGCATTGATGGACGGCTTGTCAGAAAGAGGCGATGTCATCGTAATCGGCGCGACTAACAGACCAGACAGCATTGACCCAGCATTAAGAAGGCCGGGAAGGTTTGACAGAGAGATAGAGATTAGTGTCCCGAATGCTGAGGGCCGATTAGAGATACTACAGATCCATACCAGAGGAATGCCTTTGGCCCCTGACGTGAATCTTGCCCAAGTAGCTTCTGAACTGCACGGCTATACTGGCGCGGACTTGAGAGCTCTCTGCAGGGAAGCCGCACTGAAATCTTTGAGGAGGTTCTTGCCTGAGATCGAGCTTGAAGGGGAGCAGATTTCCCCAGAAATCTTGGAATCGATGACGGTCAACGCTCAGGACTTCAGGGATGCAAGAAAGGAGATAGTCCCTACAGCGATGCGGGAATTCTATGTCGAAATTCCCTCTGTGCCTTGGAGCTCTATTGGAGGCTTGGAAGATATCAAGAAGAAACTGCAGGAGAATGTGATATGGGCTCTGACAAAGCCAGAAATGTTCCACAAAGTTGGTGTCAAGCCTCCAAGAGGGGTTCTCATGTACGGGCCGCCGGGCTGCGGGAAGACATTGCTGGCAAGGGCTATTGCGACGGAGAGCGGCGCCAATTTCATAACTGTTAGAGGGCCTGAAATCCTTTCAAAATGGGTAGGCGAATCTGAAAAAGCAGTCAGAGAAATCTTCAGAAAGGCGAGGACCTCGACTCCATGCATCGTCTTTTTTGATGAAATAGATTCCCTTGCTGCTGGGAGGTCTTTGGAGAGCGAGGACTCTGGAGTCGGGGAAAGAGTTCTTAGCCAGCTCCTTACCGAGATAGACTCGATTTCCAGCTCCGAGGAGGTCTTTGTTATGGGTGCAACGAACAGGCCTGACATGCTGGACATTTCCCTGCTAAGACCCGGGAGGCTTGACCTGTTGGTTTACATAAAGGCCCCAGACGAGCAGGCAAGGAATGAGACACTCCGCTTAGTTACTCAAAAGATGCCAATTGAGAATGATGTTTCCATTGAGCAGATTGCAAAAAAGACCGAAGGCTATTCTGGTGCAGATTTAGAAGCAGTATGCAGGGAAGCTGCACTATCGTCCTTAAGGAGAAATGAAACTATACCAAAGGTACTTCAGACGGATTTTGATGCTGCACTAGCTTCTGTGAAGCCTTCTATATCGAAGGAAGTTGAAGAATGGTATTCATCGTTATACAAGAGGATTTCAAGCAGGGTTCCTAGAAGAGAGAAAGGGTTCTACGGCTAG
- the kae1 gene encoding N(6)-L-threonylcarbamoyladenine synthase Kae1 yields MLCLGIESTAHTFGVSVVSSDGKVLSDVKDAYKAPPGSGIHPREASRHHSEVAPKLVQDALDIAKTKFDELDAVAYSAGPGLGPCLRVGATVARALASYYRKPLVPANHAIGHIELGCLLSGAKDPVVLLVSGGHTMIVACHSKRWRVFGETLDITVGQLIDQFGREAGMSSPAGPQIENLAKVSNEYTYLPYSVKGNDVSLSGVITSVKKMMHDGNNVSKLSFSLQETAFAMLTEVTERALAFSEKKEVLITGGVAANSRLKEMLNIMCREHDARLYEIPREKSGDCGLQIAWTGILAYQAGVQVPIEEGFVKQSWRLDRVDAPWRN; encoded by the coding sequence ATGCTCTGCCTAGGGATAGAATCTACCGCTCATACATTCGGTGTTTCAGTAGTCTCTTCTGATGGCAAAGTGCTATCTGATGTTAAAGATGCTTACAAGGCTCCTCCGGGTTCAGGCATACACCCGCGAGAAGCGTCGCGCCACCATTCCGAAGTCGCTCCAAAATTAGTGCAGGATGCTCTTGACATTGCAAAAACCAAATTCGATGAGCTAGACGCTGTAGCATATTCTGCAGGGCCGGGGTTGGGGCCTTGCCTGAGGGTTGGAGCTACCGTAGCCAGAGCTCTTGCAAGCTACTACAGGAAGCCTCTTGTCCCCGCAAACCATGCCATTGGCCATATCGAACTGGGATGCCTGCTCTCTGGAGCAAAAGACCCTGTCGTGCTTTTGGTTTCAGGAGGGCATACGATGATAGTTGCTTGCCATTCTAAAAGATGGAGGGTTTTCGGTGAGACACTCGACATTACCGTTGGGCAGTTGATAGACCAGTTTGGGAGGGAAGCTGGCATGAGCTCTCCAGCAGGCCCTCAGATCGAAAATCTTGCAAAGGTATCAAATGAATACACGTACCTGCCGTACTCTGTTAAAGGCAATGACGTATCGCTTTCGGGCGTAATCACATCTGTAAAGAAGATGATGCATGACGGGAACAATGTTTCGAAACTGAGTTTCTCGTTGCAGGAAACTGCGTTTGCAATGCTTACAGAGGTTACTGAGAGGGCGCTGGCTTTTTCTGAGAAGAAGGAAGTCCTTATCACAGGAGGGGTAGCTGCAAATTCACGGCTGAAAGAGATGCTGAACATAATGTGCAGGGAGCATGATGCAAGGCTATATGAAATACCGAGGGAGAAGAGCGGCGACTGCGGTTTGCAGATAGCTTGGACGGGCATACTTGCGTATCAGGCTGGAGTTCAGGTTCCAATTGAAGAAGGCTTTGTTAAGCAGTCTTGGAGGCTTGACAGGGTTGACGCGCCTTGGAGAAACTGA
- a CDS encoding Kae1-associated serine/threonine protein kinase: MEKLIRKGAEASIYLSKWFEFSAIRKERLPKPYRQKALDDAIRTQRTLREALLIAKAREAGVSTPLIYFVDAKKAEIIMQNLEGKMLKEIFLEDDMTLKKKLAREVGRMVAKLHSAGIVHGDLTTSNFIFYDGKLHLIDFGLATQSTKFEDMGVDLKLIKEVLNSAHYTEFQKLYPHIVAGYEEVAGKERTKKVLVVVSEIEKRGRYARVE, from the coding sequence TTGGAGAAACTGATCAGAAAGGGCGCCGAGGCCTCTATTTACCTCAGCAAGTGGTTCGAATTTTCAGCAATAAGAAAAGAGAGGCTTCCAAAACCCTACAGGCAGAAGGCACTTGATGATGCAATAAGGACGCAGAGGACTCTTCGGGAAGCTCTACTTATCGCCAAAGCGAGAGAGGCTGGAGTCTCTACTCCATTGATTTACTTTGTGGATGCAAAGAAGGCTGAAATCATAATGCAGAACCTTGAAGGGAAGATGCTGAAAGAGATTTTTCTCGAAGATGATATGACATTAAAGAAAAAACTTGCAAGGGAAGTTGGCAGAATGGTTGCTAAACTGCATTCTGCAGGCATTGTCCACGGCGATTTAACGACATCGAATTTCATCTTCTATGATGGCAAGTTACACTTGATAGACTTTGGCTTGGCAACGCAGAGCACCAAGTTTGAGGATATGGGCGTTGACCTGAAACTCATAAAGGAAGTTCTTAACAGCGCACATTATACAGAATTTCAGAAGCTTTATCCTCACATCGTTGCAGGATACGAGGAAGTTGCTGGCAAGGAAAGGACGAAGAAAGTTCTTGTCGTTGTTTCTGAAATAGAGAAGAGGGGGAGGTATGCTAGGGTAGAATGA
- a CDS encoding XTP/dITP diphosphatase, with translation MKLYFATGNPRKFAEVKQVLEEFGIELEQINIKGEEVQANNVLAVVENAANKIAKEFSKPFIVEDASLQIEVLNTFPGPYSSYVYKTIGLGGVLKLLEEVDHRYAEFHSAISYGEKGKVLKNVIGIAEGSISRKIRGVQGFGFDPIFIPQGSRKTFGEMTMVEKNRFSHRAKAARIVGEWLSSKVSV, from the coding sequence ATGAAGCTTTACTTTGCCACAGGAAATCCACGCAAGTTTGCAGAGGTCAAACAGGTTTTGGAAGAATTTGGTATTGAACTGGAGCAGATCAACATAAAGGGGGAAGAGGTTCAGGCCAATAACGTGCTTGCAGTAGTTGAAAATGCAGCGAATAAAATTGCTAAAGAGTTTTCAAAGCCCTTCATTGTAGAGGATGCTAGCCTTCAGATCGAAGTCCTGAACACATTTCCGGGACCATATTCGTCTTATGTTTACAAGACCATAGGACTCGGAGGAGTTCTGAAACTACTTGAAGAAGTCGATCATAGATATGCAGAGTTCCATTCAGCAATTAGTTATGGGGAAAAAGGCAAGGTTCTGAAGAATGTAATTGGGATTGCTGAAGGTAGTATTAGCAGAAAAATTAGAGGTGTACAAGGCTTTGGCTTTGATCCTATATTCATACCACAAGGCAGCAGAAAGACCTTCGGAGAAATGACTATGGTTGAAAAGAATAGGTTTTCGCACAGAGCAAAGGCTGCAAGAATTGTAGGGGAATGGCTGTCAAGCAAAGTTTCAGTATGA